The following proteins are co-located in the Candidatus Bathyarchaeota archaeon genome:
- a CDS encoding nucleotidyltransferase domain-containing protein, which yields MKSLRLRAYSSSLRRCLSPLSNRFDLYIRAGQKTLRQLENYMEVARKVKEIVKSTWPDANVYVFGSVVEGRYTAASDIDILILVDRYDKDEAYRVKALIYETIDAPVEVHLATDREFETWYSRFIDRLIEV from the coding sequence ATGAAGAGCTTGAGGTTAAGAGCGTACTCAAGTTCGTTAAGGAGGTGTTTAAGCCCCTTGTCGAACAGGTTTGACCTCTACATAAGAGCCGGTCAGAAGACCCTTAGGCAGCTGGAGAATTATATGGAGGTCGCTAGGAAGGTTAAAGAAATAGTTAAATCGACATGGCCGGATGCTAACGTCTACGTCTTCGGCTCTGTGGTCGAGGGTCGATACACCGCGGCGAGCGACATAGATATCCTAATCCTAGTAGACCGCTACGATAAAGACGAAGCGTACAGGGTTAAGGCCTTGATCTATGAAACGATAGATGCCCCGGTAGAAGTCCACCTAGCGACCGACAGGGAATTCGAAACCTGGTACAGCAGGTTTATAGACAGGCTTATAGAAGTCTAG
- a CDS encoding HEPN domain-containing protein: MSFEEAEILRKRAEDFLRNAERLVEEQVWDLAAFNIEQYCQLLLKYKLLVKTGTYPRTHSLTGLVRRLSEFSPNLKALLKGENIVYLTKVEDAYIGARYLPRRYEELEVKSVLKFVKEVFKPLVEQV; this comes from the coding sequence ATGTCTTTTGAAGAGGCTGAGATCCTCAGGAAGAGAGCTGAGGATTTCTTGAGAAACGCCGAGAGGCTTGTCGAGGAGCAGGTCTGGGATTTAGCCGCCTTTAACATCGAACAATATTGTCAGCTTCTTCTAAAGTATAAACTCTTGGTTAAAACAGGCACCTACCCTAGAACACACTCTCTTACGGGACTTGTGAGGAGGCTATCGGAATTCTCCCCCAACCTGAAAGCGCTCCTAAAGGGTGAAAACATCGTTTATTTAACCAAGGTCGAGGATGCATACATAGGCGCTAGATACCTCCCTAGACGCTATGAAGAGCTTGAGGTTAAGAGCGTACTCAAGTTCGTTAAGGAGGTGTTTAAGCCCCTTGTCGAACAGGTTTGA
- a CDS encoding DUF72 domain-containing protein — translation MSGLIKVGCCGFSGGRRGYFKLFDLVEVQSTFYRLPRVETVERWRNEAPEGFEFTMKAFQGLTHPAKSPTWRRSGLKLTQEEVEGYGFLRPTEVNYRAWRDTRRIAEALEASIVVLQCPPSFTCSEENVEGMRSFLSTIDRGSLRLAWEPRHRSWSPETVRRLCMELDLIHVVDPFKNQTQTYDVNPIYYRLHGLGSRAYRYRYTEEDLKTLYERYVKPFEEKGLEVYVLWNNIYMKEDALKFKEMFKV, via the coding sequence GTGTCGGGTTTGATAAAGGTCGGGTGTTGCGGTTTCTCTGGTGGTAGGAGGGGCTACTTTAAACTTTTCGACCTCGTGGAGGTTCAATCCACCTTCTACAGGCTTCCCAGGGTCGAGACCGTCGAGAGATGGAGAAACGAGGCTCCTGAGGGTTTCGAGTTTACGATGAAAGCCTTTCAGGGTTTGACCCATCCGGCTAAGAGCCCTACCTGGAGGAGGAGTGGGTTAAAGCTTACTCAGGAGGAGGTGGAGGGGTATGGTTTTTTGAGGCCTACGGAGGTGAATTATAGGGCTTGGAGGGATACTAGACGTATAGCGGAGGCTCTGGAGGCTAGTATAGTCGTCTTGCAGTGTCCCCCGTCGTTTACCTGTAGCGAGGAGAACGTGGAGGGTATGAGGAGTTTTCTCAGCACTATAGACCGTGGAAGCCTGAGGCTTGCTTGGGAGCCTAGGCACAGGTCTTGGAGCCCAGAGACCGTTAGGCGGCTGTGTATGGAGCTTGACCTGATACATGTCGTGGACCCGTTTAAGAACCAGACCCAGACCTATGACGTGAACCCGATATATTATAGGCTTCATGGGTTGGGTTCGAGGGCCTACCGCTATAGGTACACGGAGGAGGACCTTAAAACCCTATACGAGCGGTATGTTAAGCCGTTCGAGGAGAAGGGGCTTGAGGTATACGTTCTCTGGAACAACATCTATATGAAAGAAGATGCTCTCAAGTTTAAGGAAATGTTCAAGGTCTAA
- a CDS encoding DUF763 domain-containing protein: protein MQRTGVAELILHGGRAPPWLTKRMIRLGSAVVRIIVEEYGVSEFLRRLSHPVWFQALSCALAYDWDSSGTTTVLCGVLKTILNSGDFGVKAVGGKGRLSRLSLEEIGRLREVFDFSDEDVERLRYASRMVAKVDNTAVQAGYRLYHHTMFIAEDGSWAVVQQGMNPNLKMARRFHWLSGGFKSFVVEPHSGIIGAARHRMVLNTVAREAEEFRKLSVDLVRDGVSRLRRTLLSLRVEGQESLARWLGDVGETPIVREYRVDPRRVNWEALKRAYEAAPVDYEQLLAVKGVGPSTVKALALVSELVYGVEPSWRDPVKYTFAFGGKDGIPFPVRRREYDEAIGFLEDAISRAKVGDRDRLEAFKRLRSYAARLPSP, encoded by the coding sequence TTGCAGAGGACTGGTGTCGCTGAGCTTATACTTCATGGGGGTAGGGCTCCTCCTTGGTTGACCAAGCGTATGATCCGGCTTGGGAGTGCGGTAGTTAGGATCATCGTCGAGGAGTATGGTGTAAGCGAGTTTCTCAGGAGGCTTTCTCACCCGGTTTGGTTTCAAGCCCTTTCATGCGCGTTAGCGTACGATTGGGATAGTAGCGGTACCACGACCGTTTTATGCGGGGTTTTGAAGACCATTCTCAACAGCGGAGACTTCGGTGTTAAAGCCGTCGGTGGTAAGGGTAGGCTTTCGAGACTTAGCTTAGAGGAGATCGGTAGGCTTCGTGAGGTTTTCGATTTTTCAGACGAAGATGTCGAGAGGCTTAGGTATGCCAGTAGGATGGTGGCTAAGGTTGATAACACGGCTGTTCAAGCCGGTTATAGGCTTTACCACCACACGATGTTTATAGCCGAAGATGGGTCTTGGGCTGTGGTTCAGCAGGGTATGAACCCTAATCTCAAGATGGCTAGGAGGTTTCACTGGCTTTCAGGAGGGTTTAAGAGCTTCGTCGTCGAGCCTCACAGCGGTATCATCGGCGCCGCGAGGCATAGGATGGTTTTGAACACGGTGGCCAGAGAGGCTGAGGAGTTTAGGAAGCTTTCCGTAGACCTTGTGAGGGATGGGGTGAGTAGGCTGCGTAGAACCTTGTTGTCGCTCCGGGTTGAGGGACAGGAGAGTTTAGCTAGGTGGCTGGGGGACGTGGGGGAGACTCCCATCGTCAGGGAGTATAGGGTAGATCCCAGAAGGGTTAACTGGGAGGCTCTTAAGAGGGCGTATGAGGCTGCTCCGGTGGATTATGAGCAGCTTCTAGCCGTTAAGGGTGTGGGTCCTTCGACCGTTAAGGCGCTTGCCCTAGTGTCTGAGCTTGTCTACGGTGTAGAGCCTAGCTGGAGGGATCCTGTGAAGTATACGTTTGCGTTTGGTGGTAAGGATGGGATTCCGTTTCCTGTTAGACGTAGGGAGTATGATGAAGCTATAGGCTTCTTGGAGGATGCCATATCTAGGGCTAAGGTCGGCGACAGGGATAGGCTTGAGGCATTCAAGCGGCTTAGGAGCTATGCGGCTAGGCTTCCTAGTCCCTGA
- a CDS encoding DedA family protein, translating into MTVACITLEDFPSAGLTLWLSKTLVDIISWGGYPMLTLLMALESACLPIPSEIVMPFSGYLVSMGRFDLLTVVTCGVIGNLLGSLCAYVVGLKLGRAFIDRYGRYLLIDKTALEKAEKWFKKYGAVAVLTGRVMPAVRTVISLPAGIGRMNLRPFIILTTIGSIPWNYMLTYLGLELGKNWGFIEEFMSKLDIAFILAIILILVYILLFHMETE; encoded by the coding sequence ATGACAGTAGCCTGCATAACTCTAGAAGACTTCCCCTCAGCCGGTTTAACTCTGTGGTTATCTAAAACCCTAGTCGACATCATAAGCTGGGGCGGATACCCCATGCTCACGTTACTGATGGCCCTAGAAAGCGCATGCCTCCCGATCCCCAGCGAAATAGTTATGCCGTTCTCAGGCTACCTCGTTTCGATGGGTAGATTCGACCTCCTAACCGTCGTAACCTGCGGAGTAATAGGCAACCTCCTAGGCTCGCTATGCGCCTACGTGGTAGGGCTTAAGCTAGGTAGAGCCTTCATAGACCGATATGGACGCTACCTTCTCATAGACAAAACGGCCTTAGAGAAAGCCGAGAAATGGTTCAAGAAATACGGGGCAGTCGCGGTGTTAACAGGTAGAGTCATGCCAGCCGTCAGAACCGTGATATCGCTACCTGCCGGGATAGGTAGGATGAACCTACGTCCCTTCATAATCCTAACGACCATAGGCTCGATCCCATGGAACTACATGCTAACATATCTCGGGCTTGAACTCGGGAAAAACTGGGGCTTCATCGAGGAATTCATGAGCAAACTAGACATAGCCTTCATCCTAGCTATCATACTAATCCTCGTCTACATCCTACTCTTCCATATGGAGACAGAATAG
- a CDS encoding DUF362 domain-containing protein, whose protein sequence is MVSSRVAVVRGATRYEVVRGALELIRDDLAESLRGKRRILVKPNFVSDRVQLAATHVDTVRAILDVVMPLSSGKVVVGEGSACDTFTGYRNFGYLKLRDEYGVELLDLNADDYVELEVFDRKFRKFNIRISRTVYECDYRISAAVMKTHDSVIATLSIKNMAVGSIVGHYKGRIHQGYQAINLNIYRIAKFIPVHLAVVDGFKAMEGNGPVGGEAVDMGVALAGLDPVAVDAVAAYMMGFDPMDIGYLYYCHRFGLGVADLSRIEVVGEDPSRLRRKFKPHRGYDRQLNWRIPEDVLARLNLE, encoded by the coding sequence ATGGTCTCTTCTAGGGTTGCTGTAGTTAGAGGGGCTACTAGGTATGAGGTTGTTAGAGGTGCTTTAGAGCTTATACGTGATGATCTAGCTGAAAGCTTGAGGGGGAAGCGTAGGATTCTGGTGAAACCTAACTTCGTGTCTGATAGGGTGCAGCTTGCTGCGACGCATGTGGATACGGTGAGGGCGATCTTAGACGTAGTAATGCCTCTTTCATCGGGGAAGGTGGTCGTGGGCGAGGGCTCGGCTTGCGATACTTTCACGGGTTATCGGAATTTTGGTTATCTTAAGCTTAGAGACGAGTATGGGGTGGAGCTTTTAGACCTTAACGCGGACGACTATGTCGAGCTTGAGGTGTTCGACAGGAAGTTTAGAAAGTTCAACATCAGGATCTCTAGAACTGTTTACGAGTGTGATTACAGGATCTCGGCGGCTGTTATGAAGACCCATGACTCGGTGATCGCGACTCTGTCGATCAAGAATATGGCTGTGGGGAGTATAGTTGGGCATTATAAGGGTAGGATCCATCAGGGGTATCAGGCTATTAATTTAAACATCTATAGGATAGCTAAGTTCATACCCGTTCACCTAGCCGTCGTGGATGGGTTTAAAGCCATGGAAGGAAACGGACCCGTAGGTGGAGAAGCGGTCGATATGGGGGTTGCCTTAGCTGGTTTAGACCCCGTAGCCGTGGATGCTGTGGCTGCGTATATGATGGGGTTTGACCCGATGGATATAGGGTACTTATACTACTGCCACAGGTTTGGGTTGGGGGTCGCGGACTTAAGCCGTATAGAGGTTGTCGGTGAAGACCCTAGTAGGCTTCGTAGGAAGTTTAAACCTCACCGGGGATATGATAGGCAGTTGAACTGGAGGATCCCCGAGGACGTATTGGCTAGGCTGAACCTAGAGTAG
- a CDS encoding recombinase family protein → MDKFMDIKGPLRFKRHKGENPYICPSFMESKGFEILSMKLKPAVAYLRVSTGEQTVENQRIAIEEWAHRNGYLVLRYYEDEAISGRVPALKRPGFRKLIEDVASLKPKPVATIVYELSRLGRNFYETLEAVRVLETLETPVISISPKESFLQSLDPSIRKLILAIFSWAAERERELLSQRTKEGMRRVKLEGRRVGRPRKPVDKKTVLRYLKKGLTMSAIAKIMGVSPKTIKRRLKEWDINPWEYRWKLSKT, encoded by the coding sequence ATGGATAAGTTTATGGACATAAAGGGACCCTTACGCTTTAAACGTCATAAGGGTGAAAACCCCTATATATGTCCGTCCTTCATGGAATCAAAGGGGTTTGAGATATTGTCCATGAAGCTTAAGCCCGCTGTAGCCTATCTCAGGGTCAGCACCGGCGAGCAGACTGTCGAGAACCAGAGGATCGCTATAGAGGAGTGGGCGCATAGAAACGGCTACCTTGTCCTCAGATACTACGAGGACGAAGCTATAAGCGGCAGGGTTCCGGCTTTGAAAAGACCTGGGTTCAGGAAACTCATAGAAGATGTTGCAAGCCTCAAACCTAAGCCTGTGGCAACCATAGTATATGAACTGTCACGCCTAGGTAGAAACTTCTACGAAACGCTCGAAGCCGTCAGGGTGCTTGAAACACTTGAAACACCTGTGATAAGCATAAGCCCCAAAGAGAGCTTCCTTCAAAGCCTAGACCCCTCCATCCGTAAACTCATCTTAGCCATCTTCAGCTGGGCAGCCGAGAGGGAGCGTGAACTCTTAAGCCAGAGAACCAAGGAGGGAATGCGTAGGGTAAAGCTCGAGGGTAGAAGAGTCGGAAGACCTAGGAAACCCGTAGATAAGAAGACCGTTCTGAGGTATCTAAAAAAGGGTTTAACGATGTCAGCCATAGCTAAGATAATGGGTGTAAGCCCCAAGACCATAAAGAGACGGCTTAAGGAGTGGGATATAAACCCCTGGGAATATAGGTGGAAGCTCTCTAAAACCTGA
- a CDS encoding carbon-nitrogen hydrolase family protein gives MCARARVATVCQAGRFYSSVEENRRYVMKLLDLALRQKPDIVCLPEAFTTVSVLKPLSEIAEPVPGPTTEMFAKKAKEHGCYIICPIKTKRDSKLWNSAVIIDRSGEILGIYDKVHPVTSSSDYTVFENGITPSGEAPVFDLDFGRIGIQICFDICFPETWAELAEKGAKLVFWPSAYNGGFPLQVYAFLHHYYVVSSVRSDKSRIIDPCGRILAQTDWWVNVIYRDINLDYVVAHYDFNYSIPDKILKAYPGRVKVKSYTDDSLFLVEPIDDSITTKQLQEEFGFESAAQYFQRHREAYKRILEGKPPLPQKAAHGDRPQYAKTD, from the coding sequence ATGTGCGCCCGAGCACGCGTCGCTACGGTATGTCAGGCAGGGCGGTTCTATAGCTCAGTCGAGGAAAACCGTAGATACGTCATGAAGCTTTTAGACCTAGCGCTTCGTCAAAAACCAGACATCGTATGTCTACCCGAGGCGTTTACAACGGTTTCGGTTCTGAAGCCTCTATCCGAAATCGCCGAGCCTGTGCCAGGACCCACGACCGAGATGTTTGCCAAGAAGGCCAAAGAGCATGGATGCTACATAATATGCCCGATCAAAACTAAACGCGATTCGAAGCTGTGGAACTCCGCCGTGATCATAGATAGGTCCGGGGAGATCCTCGGGATCTACGATAAGGTTCATCCGGTCACAAGCTCGAGCGACTACACGGTCTTCGAAAACGGGATAACCCCGAGCGGTGAAGCCCCGGTTTTCGACCTAGACTTCGGGCGGATAGGGATTCAAATATGCTTCGACATATGTTTCCCAGAAACCTGGGCCGAGCTGGCTGAGAAGGGGGCTAAGCTCGTCTTCTGGCCCTCAGCATATAACGGAGGATTCCCGCTTCAAGTGTACGCCTTTCTCCACCACTACTACGTGGTCTCCTCAGTCCGCTCGGATAAATCCAGGATAATCGACCCATGCGGAAGGATCCTAGCCCAGACAGACTGGTGGGTGAACGTCATCTACCGCGACATAAACCTAGACTACGTGGTCGCACACTACGACTTCAACTACAGCATCCCCGATAAAATCCTGAAAGCCTATCCAGGACGGGTAAAGGTGAAATCCTATACAGACGACAGCCTATTCCTCGTAGAGCCGATAGACGACTCCATAACCACGAAGCAGCTTCAGGAAGAATTCGGCTTCGAATCCGCGGCTCAATACTTCCAACGACACCGAGAAGCATATAAGCGGATCCTCGAGGGGAAACCCCCACTTCCTCAAAAGGCAGCTCATGGAGACAGACCACAGTACGCAAAAACAGACTAA
- a CDS encoding VanZ family protein: MNAGWLTLALVWLSLILLASVVPVSAGISGETLDVGHVFSYAVLTFLWVKAMGFNHRSLAVSIALTPLTETIQLFTPWRHPSLFDVGNNLLGVSISLALLFAFRHMKKNQLDI; the protein is encoded by the coding sequence TTGAACGCTGGATGGCTTACGCTGGCTCTAGTATGGCTCTCGCTCATACTACTCGCCTCGGTCGTCCCCGTCTCGGCAGGGATCTCAGGCGAGACGTTAGACGTGGGACATGTATTCTCATACGCCGTGCTGACGTTCCTATGGGTTAAAGCCATGGGGTTCAACCACAGGTCTCTAGCCGTTTCGATAGCACTTACCCCCTTGACAGAGACCATACAGCTCTTCACCCCTTGGAGACATCCAAGCCTATTCGATGTGGGAAACAACCTCCTAGGTGTATCAATATCCCTAGCCCTGCTCTTCGCGTTTAGACACATGAAGAAAAACCAGTTAGACATTTAA
- a CDS encoding TlpA family protein disulfide reductase: MKLRTRVVALFLLAVATVAVSVIFLRNRGEEFKEAPLFTVTDLDGENFSLEDHRGEIVVIDFMATWCTYCKPQIDELKLVYEHFKDSPVVIISISVDPNDDPDKLAEYRASLGAGWKFAQGSDVGLAYGVKVIPTTVVVDGEGRIRLRHEGVISSSDLIDKISELLKELKD; this comes from the coding sequence TTGAAGTTGAGGACTCGGGTCGTGGCACTGTTTCTCTTAGCCGTTGCTACGGTAGCTGTTTCAGTCATTTTCCTGCGGAATAGGGGGGAGGAGTTTAAGGAGGCACCTCTGTTCACGGTTACAGACTTGGATGGCGAGAACTTCAGCTTAGAAGACCATAGAGGTGAGATTGTCGTGATAGATTTTATGGCTACTTGGTGTACCTATTGCAAACCCCAGATAGATGAGCTTAAACTCGTCTACGAGCATTTTAAAGACTCACCCGTAGTGATAATCTCCATAAGCGTAGACCCTAACGATGATCCCGATAAGCTTGCTGAGTACAGAGCTAGCTTAGGCGCCGGGTGGAAGTTTGCACAAGGCTCAGACGTAGGCCTAGCCTACGGGGTTAAGGTGATTCCGACGACCGTGGTAGTCGACGGTGAAGGTAGGATAAGACTCCGGCACGAAGGCGTAATCTCATCCTCAGACTTGATAGATAAAATCTCCGAGCTATTAAAAGAGCTGAAAGATTAA
- the thiC gene encoding phosphomethylpyrimidine synthase ThiC codes for MDAARRGVITEEIRFVAEAEGVSAEKLRDRVARGVVVVPRNVSGRAKPVGIGEGLRVKVNTNVGTSQDLCDPELEVRKAKLAVRLGSDTVMDLSTGGDLNEVRIRIRRELDAPLGTVPIYQAFIEALRNGKAVPDITEDDMFNSITRHLKDGVDFITVHCGVTREAVKLLAKTDRIMPIVSRGGCFHAAWIMSRDEENPLYKNFQYLLELAREYDVCLSLGDGLRPGCIADSFDEPMNVELLTIARLVDEARRMGVQCMVEGPGHMPLDQIAVNVKMEKYLCKGAPYYVLGPLPTDTSASYDHIAAAVGGAVAAAAGADFLCVVTPAEHLSLPRLEDIEEGVIAAKIAGHIADIVRLGEKASRIDLKMAKARAELDWETQLALSVSPEKARAIHSSAKSSSGACSMCGPYCALILIKRYI; via the coding sequence ATGGATGCCGCTAGGAGGGGTGTTATAACCGAGGAGATTAGGTTTGTGGCCGAGGCCGAAGGTGTAAGCGCCGAGAAGCTTAGGGACCGTGTAGCTAGAGGGGTTGTCGTGGTCCCTAGAAACGTGTCTGGTAGGGCTAAGCCTGTCGGTATAGGTGAGGGGTTACGGGTTAAGGTGAACACAAACGTCGGGACTTCGCAAGACCTATGCGACCCTGAGCTGGAGGTTAGAAAGGCTAAGCTGGCCGTGAGGCTGGGCTCGGATACAGTCATGGACCTGTCTACAGGGGGAGACCTGAACGAGGTTAGGATTAGGATCAGGCGAGAGCTTGACGCTCCATTGGGTACGGTTCCGATATATCAAGCCTTTATAGAGGCTTTAAGGAATGGTAAGGCGGTCCCTGATATAACCGAGGACGACATGTTCAACAGTATAACTAGGCATCTGAAGGATGGAGTAGACTTTATAACCGTGCACTGCGGTGTCACGAGAGAAGCCGTTAAGCTCCTAGCCAAGACAGATAGGATCATGCCCATCGTCAGCCGGGGCGGATGCTTCCACGCTGCGTGGATAATGTCCAGAGATGAGGAGAATCCGCTGTATAAGAACTTCCAGTATTTACTCGAACTCGCTAGGGAGTATGATGTGTGTCTAAGCCTAGGGGATGGGTTGAGGCCGGGCTGTATAGCGGATTCGTTCGACGAGCCGATGAACGTGGAGCTCTTAACCATAGCTAGGCTCGTGGATGAGGCGAGACGTATGGGGGTTCAGTGTATGGTCGAGGGGCCTGGACACATGCCTCTAGACCAGATAGCGGTGAACGTCAAGATGGAGAAATACCTTTGCAAGGGGGCTCCGTATTACGTTTTAGGGCCTCTGCCGACGGATACATCGGCCTCCTACGACCATATAGCGGCTGCTGTAGGAGGGGCTGTGGCGGCGGCGGCCGGTGCGGATTTTCTATGCGTCGTAACCCCTGCGGAGCACCTGTCGCTACCTAGGTTAGAGGATATAGAGGAGGGGGTTATAGCGGCTAAGATAGCGGGTCACATAGCTGACATAGTTCGGCTAGGAGAGAAGGCGTCTAGGATAGACCTCAAAATGGCTAAAGCAAGGGCAGAGCTAGACTGGGAAACCCAGCTCGCTCTCTCTGTAAGCCCCGAGAAGGCTAGGGCCATACATAGCTCTGCTAAATCCTCCTCGGGCGCCTGTAGCATGTGCGGGCCTTACTGCGCCTTGATCCTTATAAAACGCTATATCTAA
- a CDS encoding bifunctional hydroxymethylpyrimidine kinase/phosphomethylpyrimidine kinase — protein MDEAKALTIAGSDSSAGAGVQADLKTFSALGVYGSTVLTCVTAQNTLGVYLVEPLEPRLVEMQYKAVLEDPGFDAVKTGLLPSKPIVELVVRELKKLDKPIVVDPVYIAGTGFKLSSEEAYETLVRGLIPIATVVTPNANEASKITGVKVETVEDAEEAARRISSLGVELVVVKGGHLKGAPVDVILHRGRLLKLRGTRVEGSFHGAGCCFSAAIAAMLAKGLKPLEAVKEAKRFIETAITHHHKVGSGIKPVNPMARLYMEAEKWSVVKNVRQAIRLLEAEPKVSRLIPEVASNLVMALSYARSPSEVVGIPGRIVKVLGGVKAVMEPAYGASRHVARTVLTAMRFDPEVRAGMNIKMDERILETCIRLGFKVSGYDRRLEPPEVKAKEGLSTSWGAEQAIKAVGGAVPDVIYHRGDWGKEPMITVLGRDAIDVVHKVLKIVEALQREPFVE, from the coding sequence ATGGATGAGGCTAAGGCCTTAACCATAGCCGGCTCCGACAGCTCGGCGGGGGCGGGGGTTCAGGCAGACCTGAAGACTTTCTCCGCCTTAGGGGTCTACGGTTCGACCGTTTTAACGTGCGTCACGGCGCAGAATACGCTGGGGGTCTACCTAGTCGAGCCTCTAGAGCCTAGGCTTGTCGAGATGCAGTATAAAGCGGTTCTCGAAGACCCCGGCTTCGACGCTGTTAAGACGGGGCTTCTACCCTCCAAACCTATAGTGGAGCTAGTCGTTAGAGAGCTTAAGAAGCTAGATAAGCCCATAGTCGTCGACCCTGTCTACATAGCCGGGACAGGTTTCAAGCTTTCATCCGAGGAGGCTTACGAAACTCTTGTCAGAGGGCTCATACCCATAGCTACGGTCGTGACGCCGAACGCAAACGAGGCGTCTAAGATCACGGGAGTCAAGGTTGAAACGGTCGAAGATGCCGAGGAGGCTGCTAGAAGGATATCATCACTCGGCGTCGAGCTTGTGGTCGTCAAAGGGGGGCATCTCAAGGGGGCTCCTGTAGATGTCATCCTCCATCGGGGAAGATTGTTAAAGTTGAGGGGAACAAGGGTTGAGGGAAGTTTTCACGGTGCAGGATGCTGCTTTTCAGCGGCTATAGCGGCTATGCTGGCTAAGGGTTTAAAGCCTCTGGAGGCGGTTAAAGAGGCTAAGCGTTTCATCGAGACCGCCATAACGCATCATCACAAGGTCGGTTCGGGGATTAAACCCGTCAACCCCATGGCGCGTCTATACATGGAGGCGGAGAAGTGGAGCGTCGTGAAGAACGTTAGACAGGCCATTAGGCTTCTTGAGGCTGAGCCTAAGGTTTCGAGGCTCATACCTGAGGTCGCGTCTAACTTGGTTATGGCTTTAAGTTATGCCCGAAGCCCTTCGGAAGTCGTCGGAATACCTGGTAGGATAGTTAAAGTCCTGGGAGGTGTTAAAGCGGTTATGGAGCCTGCCTACGGGGCTTCAAGACACGTAGCTAGGACCGTTCTAACGGCTATGAGGTTTGACCCCGAGGTGAGAGCAGGTATGAACATAAAGATGGACGAGCGTATACTCGAAACCTGTATCAGGCTAGGTTTTAAAGTATCAGGATATGATAGGCGTCTAGAGCCTCCTGAGGTTAAAGCTAAAGAAGGGCTATCGACGAGCTGGGGTGCTGAACAAGCCATAAAGGCTGTCGGAGGAGCGGTTCCGGACGTAATCTACCATAGAGGTGATTGGGGTAAGGAGCCGATGATCACCGTGTTAGGTAGGGACGCCATCGATGTCGTTCATAAGGTTTTGAAGATAGTTGAAGCCTTACAGCGCGAGCCTTTCGTAGAATAG